Proteins co-encoded in one Zalophus californianus isolate mZalCal1 chromosome 9, mZalCal1.pri.v2, whole genome shotgun sequence genomic window:
- the TMCC3 gene encoding transmembrane and coiled-coil domain protein 3 isoform X4 — MRRVERHDMNTLSLPPNIRRGGSDTNLNFDVPDGILDFHKVKLSADSLKQKILKVTEQIKIEQTSRDGNVAEYLKLVSSADKQQAGRIKQVFEKKNQKSAHSIAQLQKKLEQYHRKLRELEQNGASRSSKDICKDNLHSLRDASAKSRTAPHGPECGKSGMPGVSLTPPVFVFSKSREFANLIRNKFGSADNIAHLKNSLEEFRPEGSPRAYGGSATIVNKPKYGSDDECSSGTSGSADSNGNQSFGASGAGALDSQGKLTVILEELREIKDTQAQLAEDIEALKVQFKREYGFISQTLQEERYRYEHLEDQLHDLTDLHQHETAGLKQGLASIEEKVAYQAYERSRDIQEALESCQTRISKLELHQQEQQALQTDAVNAKVILGKCINVILAFMTVVLVCVSTIARFVSPMMKSRLHILGTFFAVTLLAIFCKNWDHIVCAIERIIIPR; from the exons GTAGAACGTCATGACATGAATACCTTAAGCCTGCCCCCGAACATTCGCCGAGGGGGGTCAGACACCAACCTCAACTTTGACGTACCAGATGGCATCCTGGACTTCCACAAGGTCAAACTCAGTGCAGACAGCCtgaaacagaaaatcctgaaggtGACAGAGCAGATAAAAATTGAGCAGACGTCCCGCGATGGGAATGTTGCGGAGTATCTGAAACTGGTCAGCAGTGCGGATAAGCAGCAGGCCGGCCGCATCAAACAGGTCTTCGAGAAGAAGAATCAGAAGTCCGCTCACTCCATCGCCCAGCTCCAGAAGAAGTTAGAGCAGTATCACAGAAAGCTCAGGGAGCTCGAACAGAACGGAGCCTCCAGAAGCTCCAAGGACATTTGCAAAGACAACCTCCACTCTCTGAGAGATGCCTCCGCGAAGTCTCGAACTGCTCCCCATGGCCCGGAGTGCGGGAAGTCAGGCATGCCAGGCGTGTCCCTCACTCCGCCCGTGTTTGTCTTCAGCAAGTCCAGAGAGTTCGCCAACCTGATCCGGAATAAGTTCGGCAGCGCCGACAACATCGCGCACTTGAAAAATTCCTTAGAGGAGTTTCGGCCCGAGGGGAGTCCCCGGGCCTACGGGGGCAGCGCCACCATCGTGAACAAACCCAAGTACGGCAGCGACGACGAGTGTTCAAGCGGCACGTCGGGCTCCGCCGACAGTAACGGGAACCAGTCCTTCGGGGCCAGCGGAGCCGGCGCGCTGGACAGCCAGGGCAAGCTGACCGTGATCCTGGAGGAACTGAGGGAGATCAAGGACACGCAGGCTCAGCTGGCTGAGGACATCGAAGCGCTCAAAGTGCAGTTCAAGAGAGAATACGGTTTTATTTCTCAGACACTGCAAGAGGAAAGATACAG GTACGAGCACCTGGAAGACCAGCTGCATGACCTGACAGACCTGCACCAGCATGAGACCGCCGGCCTGAAGCAGGGGCTGGCCAGCATCGAGGAGAAGGTGGCCTACCAGGCCTATGAGCGCTCCCGGGACATCCAG GAAGCCCTGGAGTCCTGCCAGACGCGCATCTCTAAGCTGGAGCTGCACCAGCAAGAGCAGCAGGCTCTGCAGACAGATGCCGTGAACGCCAAGGTCATCCTGGGGAAGTGCATCAACGTGATCCTGGCCTTCATGACAGTTGTGCTCGTGTGCGTGTCTACCATCGCCAGGTTTGTCTCGCCCATGATGAAGAGCCGCCTCCACATCCTTGGCACCTTCTTCGCTGTGACGCTTCTTGCAATATTCTGTAAAAACTGGGACCATATCGTGTGTGCCATAGAAAGGATCATAATACCCAGATGA
- the TMCC3 gene encoding transmembrane and coiled-coil domain protein 3 isoform X1 — MPGSDTALTVDRTYSDPGRHHRCKSRVERHDMNTLSLPPNIRRGGSDTNLNFDVPDGILDFHKVKLSADSLKQKILKVTEQIKIEQTSRDGNVAEYLKLVSSADKQQAGRIKQVFEKKNQKSAHSIAQLQKKLEQYHRKLRELEQNGASRSSKDICKDNLHSLRDASAKSRTAPHGPECGKSGMPGVSLTPPVFVFSKSREFANLIRNKFGSADNIAHLKNSLEEFRPEGSPRAYGGSATIVNKPKYGSDDECSSGTSGSADSNGNQSFGASGAGALDSQGKLTVILEELREIKDTQAQLAEDIEALKVQFKREYGFISQTLQEERYRYEHLEDQLHDLTDLHQHETAGLKQGLASIEEKVAYQAYERSRDIQEALESCQTRISKLELHQQEQQALQTDAVNAKVILGKCINVILAFMTVVLVCVSTIARFVSPMMKSRLHILGTFFAVTLLAIFCKNWDHIVCAIERIIIPR; from the exons GTAGAACGTCATGACATGAATACCTTAAGCCTGCCCCCGAACATTCGCCGAGGGGGGTCAGACACCAACCTCAACTTTGACGTACCAGATGGCATCCTGGACTTCCACAAGGTCAAACTCAGTGCAGACAGCCtgaaacagaaaatcctgaaggtGACAGAGCAGATAAAAATTGAGCAGACGTCCCGCGATGGGAATGTTGCGGAGTATCTGAAACTGGTCAGCAGTGCGGATAAGCAGCAGGCCGGCCGCATCAAACAGGTCTTCGAGAAGAAGAATCAGAAGTCCGCTCACTCCATCGCCCAGCTCCAGAAGAAGTTAGAGCAGTATCACAGAAAGCTCAGGGAGCTCGAACAGAACGGAGCCTCCAGAAGCTCCAAGGACATTTGCAAAGACAACCTCCACTCTCTGAGAGATGCCTCCGCGAAGTCTCGAACTGCTCCCCATGGCCCGGAGTGCGGGAAGTCAGGCATGCCAGGCGTGTCCCTCACTCCGCCCGTGTTTGTCTTCAGCAAGTCCAGAGAGTTCGCCAACCTGATCCGGAATAAGTTCGGCAGCGCCGACAACATCGCGCACTTGAAAAATTCCTTAGAGGAGTTTCGGCCCGAGGGGAGTCCCCGGGCCTACGGGGGCAGCGCCACCATCGTGAACAAACCCAAGTACGGCAGCGACGACGAGTGTTCAAGCGGCACGTCGGGCTCCGCCGACAGTAACGGGAACCAGTCCTTCGGGGCCAGCGGAGCCGGCGCGCTGGACAGCCAGGGCAAGCTGACCGTGATCCTGGAGGAACTGAGGGAGATCAAGGACACGCAGGCTCAGCTGGCTGAGGACATCGAAGCGCTCAAAGTGCAGTTCAAGAGAGAATACGGTTTTATTTCTCAGACACTGCAAGAGGAAAGATACAG GTACGAGCACCTGGAAGACCAGCTGCATGACCTGACAGACCTGCACCAGCATGAGACCGCCGGCCTGAAGCAGGGGCTGGCCAGCATCGAGGAGAAGGTGGCCTACCAGGCCTATGAGCGCTCCCGGGACATCCAG GAAGCCCTGGAGTCCTGCCAGACGCGCATCTCTAAGCTGGAGCTGCACCAGCAAGAGCAGCAGGCTCTGCAGACAGATGCCGTGAACGCCAAGGTCATCCTGGGGAAGTGCATCAACGTGATCCTGGCCTTCATGACAGTTGTGCTCGTGTGCGTGTCTACCATCGCCAGGTTTGTCTCGCCCATGATGAAGAGCCGCCTCCACATCCTTGGCACCTTCTTCGCTGTGACGCTTCTTGCAATATTCTGTAAAAACTGGGACCATATCGTGTGTGCCATAGAAAGGATCATAATACCCAGATGA
- the TMCC3 gene encoding transmembrane and coiled-coil domain protein 3 isoform X2: MNTLSLPPNIRRGGSDTNLNFDVPDGILDFHKVKLSADSLKQKILKVTEQIKIEQTSRDGNVAEYLKLVSSADKQQAGRIKQVFEKKNQKSAHSIAQLQKKLEQYHRKLRELEQNGASRSSKDICKDNLHSLRDASAKSRTAPHGPECGKSGMPGVSLTPPVFVFSKSREFANLIRNKFGSADNIAHLKNSLEEFRPEGSPRAYGGSATIVNKPKYGSDDECSSGTSGSADSNGNQSFGASGAGALDSQGKLTVILEELREIKDTQAQLAEDIEALKVQFKREYGFISQTLQEERYRYEHLEDQLHDLTDLHQHETAGLKQGLASIEEKVAYQAYERSRDIQEALESCQTRISKLELHQQEQQALQTDAVNAKVILGKCINVILAFMTVVLVCVSTIARFVSPMMKSRLHILGTFFAVTLLAIFCKNWDHIVCAIERIIIPR; encoded by the exons ATGAATACCTTAAGCCTGCCCCCGAACATTCGCCGAGGGGGGTCAGACACCAACCTCAACTTTGACGTACCAGATGGCATCCTGGACTTCCACAAGGTCAAACTCAGTGCAGACAGCCtgaaacagaaaatcctgaaggtGACAGAGCAGATAAAAATTGAGCAGACGTCCCGCGATGGGAATGTTGCGGAGTATCTGAAACTGGTCAGCAGTGCGGATAAGCAGCAGGCCGGCCGCATCAAACAGGTCTTCGAGAAGAAGAATCAGAAGTCCGCTCACTCCATCGCCCAGCTCCAGAAGAAGTTAGAGCAGTATCACAGAAAGCTCAGGGAGCTCGAACAGAACGGAGCCTCCAGAAGCTCCAAGGACATTTGCAAAGACAACCTCCACTCTCTGAGAGATGCCTCCGCGAAGTCTCGAACTGCTCCCCATGGCCCGGAGTGCGGGAAGTCAGGCATGCCAGGCGTGTCCCTCACTCCGCCCGTGTTTGTCTTCAGCAAGTCCAGAGAGTTCGCCAACCTGATCCGGAATAAGTTCGGCAGCGCCGACAACATCGCGCACTTGAAAAATTCCTTAGAGGAGTTTCGGCCCGAGGGGAGTCCCCGGGCCTACGGGGGCAGCGCCACCATCGTGAACAAACCCAAGTACGGCAGCGACGACGAGTGTTCAAGCGGCACGTCGGGCTCCGCCGACAGTAACGGGAACCAGTCCTTCGGGGCCAGCGGAGCCGGCGCGCTGGACAGCCAGGGCAAGCTGACCGTGATCCTGGAGGAACTGAGGGAGATCAAGGACACGCAGGCTCAGCTGGCTGAGGACATCGAAGCGCTCAAAGTGCAGTTCAAGAGAGAATACGGTTTTATTTCTCAGACACTGCAAGAGGAAAGATACAG GTACGAGCACCTGGAAGACCAGCTGCATGACCTGACAGACCTGCACCAGCATGAGACCGCCGGCCTGAAGCAGGGGCTGGCCAGCATCGAGGAGAAGGTGGCCTACCAGGCCTATGAGCGCTCCCGGGACATCCAG GAAGCCCTGGAGTCCTGCCAGACGCGCATCTCTAAGCTGGAGCTGCACCAGCAAGAGCAGCAGGCTCTGCAGACAGATGCCGTGAACGCCAAGGTCATCCTGGGGAAGTGCATCAACGTGATCCTGGCCTTCATGACAGTTGTGCTCGTGTGCGTGTCTACCATCGCCAGGTTTGTCTCGCCCATGATGAAGAGCCGCCTCCACATCCTTGGCACCTTCTTCGCTGTGACGCTTCTTGCAATATTCTGTAAAAACTGGGACCATATCGTGTGTGCCATAGAAAGGATCATAATACCCAGATGA
- the TMCC3 gene encoding transmembrane and coiled-coil domain protein 3 isoform X3 — translation MWCAVERHDMNTLSLPPNIRRGGSDTNLNFDVPDGILDFHKVKLSADSLKQKILKVTEQIKIEQTSRDGNVAEYLKLVSSADKQQAGRIKQVFEKKNQKSAHSIAQLQKKLEQYHRKLRELEQNGASRSSKDICKDNLHSLRDASAKSRTAPHGPECGKSGMPGVSLTPPVFVFSKSREFANLIRNKFGSADNIAHLKNSLEEFRPEGSPRAYGGSATIVNKPKYGSDDECSSGTSGSADSNGNQSFGASGAGALDSQGKLTVILEELREIKDTQAQLAEDIEALKVQFKREYGFISQTLQEERYRYEHLEDQLHDLTDLHQHETAGLKQGLASIEEKVAYQAYERSRDIQEALESCQTRISKLELHQQEQQALQTDAVNAKVILGKCINVILAFMTVVLVCVSTIARFVSPMMKSRLHILGTFFAVTLLAIFCKNWDHIVCAIERIIIPR, via the exons ATGTGGTGTGCG GTAGAACGTCATGACATGAATACCTTAAGCCTGCCCCCGAACATTCGCCGAGGGGGGTCAGACACCAACCTCAACTTTGACGTACCAGATGGCATCCTGGACTTCCACAAGGTCAAACTCAGTGCAGACAGCCtgaaacagaaaatcctgaaggtGACAGAGCAGATAAAAATTGAGCAGACGTCCCGCGATGGGAATGTTGCGGAGTATCTGAAACTGGTCAGCAGTGCGGATAAGCAGCAGGCCGGCCGCATCAAACAGGTCTTCGAGAAGAAGAATCAGAAGTCCGCTCACTCCATCGCCCAGCTCCAGAAGAAGTTAGAGCAGTATCACAGAAAGCTCAGGGAGCTCGAACAGAACGGAGCCTCCAGAAGCTCCAAGGACATTTGCAAAGACAACCTCCACTCTCTGAGAGATGCCTCCGCGAAGTCTCGAACTGCTCCCCATGGCCCGGAGTGCGGGAAGTCAGGCATGCCAGGCGTGTCCCTCACTCCGCCCGTGTTTGTCTTCAGCAAGTCCAGAGAGTTCGCCAACCTGATCCGGAATAAGTTCGGCAGCGCCGACAACATCGCGCACTTGAAAAATTCCTTAGAGGAGTTTCGGCCCGAGGGGAGTCCCCGGGCCTACGGGGGCAGCGCCACCATCGTGAACAAACCCAAGTACGGCAGCGACGACGAGTGTTCAAGCGGCACGTCGGGCTCCGCCGACAGTAACGGGAACCAGTCCTTCGGGGCCAGCGGAGCCGGCGCGCTGGACAGCCAGGGCAAGCTGACCGTGATCCTGGAGGAACTGAGGGAGATCAAGGACACGCAGGCTCAGCTGGCTGAGGACATCGAAGCGCTCAAAGTGCAGTTCAAGAGAGAATACGGTTTTATTTCTCAGACACTGCAAGAGGAAAGATACAG GTACGAGCACCTGGAAGACCAGCTGCATGACCTGACAGACCTGCACCAGCATGAGACCGCCGGCCTGAAGCAGGGGCTGGCCAGCATCGAGGAGAAGGTGGCCTACCAGGCCTATGAGCGCTCCCGGGACATCCAG GAAGCCCTGGAGTCCTGCCAGACGCGCATCTCTAAGCTGGAGCTGCACCAGCAAGAGCAGCAGGCTCTGCAGACAGATGCCGTGAACGCCAAGGTCATCCTGGGGAAGTGCATCAACGTGATCCTGGCCTTCATGACAGTTGTGCTCGTGTGCGTGTCTACCATCGCCAGGTTTGTCTCGCCCATGATGAAGAGCCGCCTCCACATCCTTGGCACCTTCTTCGCTGTGACGCTTCTTGCAATATTCTGTAAAAACTGGGACCATATCGTGTGTGCCATAGAAAGGATCATAATACCCAGATGA